In the Glycine max cultivar Williams 82 chromosome 6, Glycine_max_v4.0, whole genome shotgun sequence genome, ttaatcattttaaaactttgaCATCGATCTATTAAGATACTTACTATGTTCCGACAATTCTGTTTGTATTCCCTTCAACTTGATCACCTCCACACATTTTAGCCAAGCCAAAATCTGAAATTTTTGGGTTCATATTATTGTCTAGTAAAATATTACTTGCCTTCAAATCTCTGTGTATGATTCTTAATCTAGAATCTTGATGAAGATACAGAAGTCCCCGAGCAATTGCACACAAGATGTTAAAGCGCGTAGGCCAATCTAAAAGTTTACTTTGAGCTGGATCTGACAATATTTTCAACAAGTTGATTAGTCATTTCTTTAATAAAAgtctttgaaataaattaagtaaACTTTTATTACACTAATTACcaagattttcaaaaaatacttaccaaaaataaatgaatCGAGACTTCTGTTGGGCATGTATTCATAGAGTAACATTTTTTCCTCTCCTTCGACGCAGCAACCAAGAACCTTAACAAGATTTCGATGCTGAAGTTTGGCACACAATATAACTTCATTCTTAAATTCTTTCAATCCTTGCCCAGAACTCTTAGAAAGCCTTTTGACTGCAATCTCGTGTCCGTCTAACATTGTACcctatattattatattcagGAAAATTTAACAGATATtgaaaatcatgaattttctttagccttattatattaatatgaagGTTGAAAGTTTACCTTATATACCGGCCCAAAGCCACCTTCACCAAGCTTGTTATCAATTGAGAAGTTATTGGTGGCATTAATTATTGTAGCAAGATCAAAGAAAGGAAGCTCCAGATTTTCTTGCCCACCATCATCTTTCTCCTCTGTCCATGttccattttcttaaaaaaaaaaaaaagaaatcagaaCATTGAATACAATGTCCACCACATGTAAAGCTAATACACTTAGCAGTTTTAAGTAAAAACTCCGAGCAAAAGTTGGGTGGTAGAGAAGTTGGTAGTTTTATTAAACTATCAAATCGCAAAAAAGTATTGAATTTATGGACATGAAACTTAATTTCTGttcaaaataaaccaaaaaaaaaagaaaaagaaacgcATGAAACTTAATTTCTATTCAAaataaacctaaaaaaaattgttttcctcTATCTTATGGTTGATAACAGATAATGTGAAGTGTGATGACTACAGTTATTGGAGTTCAGGGGAGGGTTTTTACTCTACTAAACAAGGAATGAATGCCCGAAAGGCCTTAAACAACATTTGTTGAAATTCTGTAATTGAACAGAGCATTACTGCATGAGTGTTCTACTTTTTAGACATCCCAGTTGTTCAATTAAACTAACTTGAGAATatttgtgaaattataaaaaggcTTTCAGGCTAAGAAATTTACCTTTATACTTTGTTTTGGTCATGTAAATGTAGGAAAATGCCAATAACATCAGAAGGACTAAAGAAACTGTGATTGCGACCACCAAGACTACCTTTTTTAGATGCTTATGTTTAGCATCTGCATTCACTTTTTGACAAAGAAACAAAGCTCttgttattctcaaataaaaGCAATGGAACTATAAttgtattaattaaagaaagttAGAAGAATACCATTGTCTTTACCCGTGCCTGAAATGGCCATTCGAACATATAGATCTTGCCCACTTTCAGAAATTCTCAAATCAACAAGATCACCAAACCAAATGGAGCAACCACTACCTCCACCACCGGTGTCCATGTTTGCAAAAGCCGTGCAGGAACAATTTTTCAAGCATTTGGCCTTGCAATCTTCAAGTGTCATACTTCTATTGATCCAAGAATGTGTAGTATCTGGCATTTTCATCCCAGCAATTAGACGAAAACCATCTTTGTTTTTTACTCCACAACTCCATGGTTCACTACGCACACACCCTTTTGTCCAATCCATTTGATTCCAATCTTGGGGTGATTTTGGCTTAAATCCCTCCAAGCATTGGCACACAGGGGAGGCATTAATCATGCAATTCCCATACGCTCCACAAACATTATAAACATCACAACTGTCTTGTGGTAGAGATTGGTACACACTCCAAGTTCTAGTGTGAGGAATCCATGTAATGCGTTGGCGAAGAAAAAGAGTTTGGTTCAAAACAATTATCGAAATCACAGAACTATTCTTGAGGGTGTACCTCACGTACACTTCATCTTCATTTTGGACATATTTATATTCGAAAAGTGGGTTAGGACTAAATCCAAACACTCCACTAGAAAAAATTCCATTCCAAGGGCCACTCCTATAGTATTCATTCGAGCCTTTCGATATAACCAATTCAGGATTGGTTCCAAGCTTCAACCCTGAAGTAAAATCTCCCGAAGATGGATCTTCCCAATTTTTCCAAGCTGTAAGATACCGATTGAGGCCGGTTTTAAGGTTCCACCCCAACTTCATTCCTTGTAATTGTGTATCACAAGGATAGTCAAAGCTCTGCCACACAAAATTCTCTTCATTGTCCATGTTGTCGTCCTTTTCCTCTCTTATTACCAAATTTCCGTTGTCTAAAAGTTGCACAACCGGATTCGAAACTGCTATTGTTGCATTTGTCGACCAAATAAGAGACCGATTCTTGCCGAGGAGTATGAGGTTTCCATCTTTGCTTAGAGACAACATGTTGGATTTATCTTTTGCAGGGTTGTCGCGGTTGGCAACCCAAACAACTGTTCTCATGGGGATGTTTTTGAACCATATTCCGACATAGTGGTTTGGGGAATTACCGGGAGTAAAGAAACCCAACTCAAAGGTTCCTTCCTTGGAGACCAAGGTGCTGCCATCAAGAAGTGGCTGGGACTGAGTAATGGTATCAGTTGCATAGGAAATTTGAGAGAAGAACACTAGTGGGTTTGAAAAAACTAACATAGCAAGAAATAGAGCCATTTACTTTGGAGCTATTGCTGCATACTGGTGATAGAAgttgaatatatatttatggaGATTTAATGCTAGCTCTGAGTCTTGTGAGTATCTTGAAGGAGAAGAACATGTTCATGTGGGTTGCCGAATTTGACATGTTAAGCGTCGCAGCATATGCGCAATAAATAGATGTAGTTGCATGAAGTAATGGGAACTGGGAAGGATGACGTGGTTCATACTTCATATCACAAAAATTCAACacatattttacaataaatgaGACACAAGAAGACAAGTGGAAAATAAGTGATAGAAAGATATAATTACTGATTACTCTTGGTCGCATATGGGTTGCCATATTTGACTAAAAAATGGGCTAGCATTCTAAAGTCTTAATTGTGTGTACTGGATTCAAACCAGTGCATGCCTCGTGGATATTGATATAAGATAATTACCATAGAGATGAGGTTGTTGGTAAAGTGATATTTACAATAAGTAGAAAGAGCAAAAACTAAATTGAACTTGAAAAATATGGtgcaaagaaaatagaaaaaaaaaatagaaacatgttataaaaaagatatgGGAAGGGTCCAGTAGGTTACTTATTTCATAAAACTTTAGTTTTTGGTATGACCACGCATTTATTAGTTATCAATTATCAGAGAAATTTTGGTTAGGATCAAGTaggattattataattaataagatCCTTTCTTCGGTTATTTAATAAACTATCCTTTCACGATTTTGAAAAGATGAGTTAAATTGGAATAATCCTATGCTGGttaagtacaattttttttcagtgTAAGGAAGCTCCCAAGAAGAATCAGCTATAAGAGAACAAGATTGTACCGGTTGGTGTGGTGTGAAATTTATTCAGAGGTTACGACGGTTTACATCAATTGATTCTCAATTaagtgattgattcaaagaaggaATTTTATTCTTCGATCAAGTTTTTTTATCTACTCCAAAGAGCTTTACCAGCCGTTATTAATATGAGATTTCTATGCTAAACTATTTCTAAGTGAGTTTGCACTTTGTAGTAAAGAAAGGCACTGAAAATTGcgtgaaattaaattaatgcaaTAAAAACGATGAAAGCACAAAAGGAAAACGACTACCATACCTCTGTCAGCTAACCGTTCTTTATGCCAACAGTATCGATTGGCTGGTGCAATTATAAAGATTGTACTAACTATTTTGATGAGTAAAATTATCTATATGAATTGTTTTTTCTTGAGTATGTTTGGatacataattttaattcaaaatttattagagaatttaaatttctgtaatttagaattcatttggatgatttttttttatgaagaatttaaatttttagaattttaaataacaaaaaatatgaaattttaatttttttctaaaatgtgaaatattaaaattctttttttaaaagaatcttTTAAAATGTTCCCGTGTTTCCTTAATATCCTCTCTCCTGCCCGAAAGTTTTTGAAATCTCTTGAGCGAGATTAGTCTCTCGCGCCTATCATCATTTTCTTCAAGAAATACAGTAACTCATGAAACATCAGGTGGACGTAACATATCATTAGCAaaccaattatattttttcttctctttgtattcattttttcaccttcacaattttaattttatttatctaaaaaaaattcaattatttaaaatttttaaattttaaaattactcataattttaaattttttcatccaaacacactattaatctattttaatttcgGATAAAGTCACAAAATTCCTTGTTAAAGACGGTCTGTATTCAGTCTAGCATGCCTTATACACTTGTCAATTTTAGCAGTACAATATGGAattgagaaacaaaatatagCGTATTAGACGTGATCGACCttctttcttaaaaattatggaGCCTCGCATCATATTAGACTTGAATGAGCATTAAACCGTGATCATGATCAGACTTGAATGAGCATTAAACCGTGATCTGCCTATATGCAgagaaaatcaatattttaaaaaatatctaaaagttTTGGAAAGTATTCTGATAATTGAGATGAATTTGACTTTGGTTTCTCCgtcctttattattattctttcaaattgttactatttttttagcaaacttcaataaatttattctttcaGTAAATCTATAACAATAGATAAAgtaaatattacttttattacTTGGTTTTGGTTTCCACTTTTATTAGACCATTATGTCCTTAATcaatcaaatattaataaatatggatATAATCACACACACAAAGAAGAGGGTAcattcatctttttctcttcattttttttaattccttttacTCTAAGCAactcatttacatttttttttcttcaatttttcttcttatttgacCCATTTTTGTGCTTGAAAGTGGTTTATATTTCTCAATCAAACTACTATTTCAAATACTAATATCACCTTCCATTGCGATTATCCTTAATTTTGATATGCACTTTGCTGCTTTGTcttcttcaatttgttttcaatttgttcTCAGTAAGGTCtgcattgtgttttttttttttggcattttcattgtaattttatcttttttaattctgGTGATCAGGacaattttctctttctctcccttttccGATAGTGATAGGAGTCTCTTCAATTAATtcacatatttttgttttatatgattgattgataactgctaaataattgtactTTGATAGTAGAAAATCAAGCAAACTTgtctttgaaaataattatttagcagttatttacgcttaaatattaaagaattgatgttttgtttaattttggcTGCATATACAAAAAAGGGAGGTGTTAAAAGCAAAAAGTGGGAAAtaacgaagaaaaaaaaaataaatcaaaaaagaCCAGCCCAGagctcgcgcttagcgcgcaacACGTGCTAAGCGGGTCAGGAAGGTACAGGCGCTAAGCGAGTCGTTAAGCTCGAGAGTGAATGCATTAAGCGAGAAGAGCTCGCTAAGCTCGCGATCCAATAGAACAGAACGCGCTAAGTGAGAGAAGCCCGCTAAGCGCATGATCTACACGCGTTGAGCGAGGGGggttgcgctaagcgagcctacgAAGACCCAAAATCTACTTCAGTAGCTATAAATAGGAAGTCAGGCCAAGGGAGACAACACACCACCACAGAATCCCCTTTGGGGGAAAtcattttctccctttctttctttcacccctcttATTCCATTCTTTCTTCCTCcctctcattgtaaagccctcaaatggccatgagtggctaaacccttagttagggccTGACAGGCCTAAAAGCCAAcgtgatgtatgatgtactctttACTGTTTATCAATGCAATACCAGgttttctctcctattttcttttctgtttttatcttgaatattcatctttatattttgttaggGATTAGatgctcgggagagggtaacttctaaataagagtaaagaaggtatgcatgcattagttttaggggttagatgctcgggagaggataacttctaatagaaaaagaagaaaatatatcataataaaatcattgctaggcatagagtgattgcattatgcccatgtgtcaaagcaaacatctagaattagaacttcatgcattttatctattgagtctttgcaaaggcatttgggagatagataggtaaaataagcttgtcatcgtgaggcatcaggggcaagtaaatgAACAGATGTGGGTGAGATAGAATCACTTGAAttggtaaataaaaaattataaaatcatacatcctaggcaaaTAGGACATGCCGGGTCCCAACATtatcatatcttatctttttttatatctcttatttatgttatcttttacttttcttatcttatctttttttagctttatcatcttttaatttctatcttctatttttctctttaaatatttatcttatctattatctttctttatcttttattttaaatttcttatctctttcttgaaaaattggatttgcattaatctaagtacaaacaaagtccctgtggattcgacactcggacttccaagtactttactacttttgacaatttggtgcacttgccaacaAGTCAACATTGATCAGTTGATGGGTATGGAATTGACAATGTAAAACTCATGTTGCCATCAAAAGCATGGAATAACATATATCTCCTAATCATTATGCAACATAATGTAGCTCAATGTAGAACTTATGGGCCGTGAATCTTCTTTATCATTGTCTTGAAAATCAAtggtagcggaatggagaaggagaaaaggtAATTGAAGATgacacttcaaggagaagatgagccAAGAACAAACTCACCACTATAGGAAACcatgaataagatcttaaaggTATGAGAAGaggagtggagggagagggagagaagggaatgaaatttatgcctcaaatgagttctgaactttgaagtctaatttttcaaatgatcaaagttgcaaaATACACACACAAGACCACTATTTATAGACTAAGTGTTAtacaaaattggagagaaagttgaatttctatttaaatttcacttgaatttgaatttgtagagccaaaattttactaattatgattagtgttTTTCATCTATGGTTCAACACACTAATCtaagatcaaatccaagattctcgACTAAGTTTACTCAGGTGTCGTGAGGAATgtagcatgaaggacatgcacaaatgcgattatatgatgtggcaatggggtgtagcaaacaAATTCTCACCTCCTCCTTAAGCTGGtctgaaatttaattggattaggcttctcccaattcaaataaatttctctcccaacacacatcaaatagaacacttaatgcatgtaaaattacaaaactacccctaatacaaaaaattagtctaggtgccctaacaTATAGGAGCTGAAAAATTCTACATTATTAGGGTATCCTCCCTACACTACGGAGCCCTAAATataagacccaaaaataatgaaaccctaatataatatgtacaaagatacaTAAGTAAGTttgtacttagcccatgggccaaaaATCTACCTTAGGACTCATCAGAACCCTAGGACCTCCTTTATCTCTGGCTCAATATTCTTGGAGTCAGTCTTCTATCCAAGAAGACTAAGTCACAATTTGAAATGTATcaccaaatgataaaaaatggcCATAATTGAGTCATCTTTCtcaccctaaccctaaccctccACTACACAACACTCATGGAGAACAAACTTCAAAGGCTTGGAGGTCAACAACCATGGCCTTGACGACTTTGGCTTGGGCGTTTAATTTGGGCAAGAGTAgggttttctctctttctctttgacACACGTGTTGGCCGAGCGAGTCAACGACGTTGAATGGACCGAAAATGGTGTTGTCGCTGCTAACAAAAATGGTGCCACCGTTGATGGATGCGGTAATGGCGCCACTAACTTTCAAAATCATCTTTCGACTTGTTCGATTTCTCCAAACCTAATTTCTTGTGACAATCATTGGATGATAGGCAGGGTTTGAATGTGTGGCGGTTCCTTAAAGCCATCAATGGGTAAGATACTTCTGAAGGATTGAGAAAATTACAGTGCTCAATAATTTTTGTTGGGGATATGTCTCCTTTTCATGTCGAGGCTCTTCATTTGTTGCATTCTCCTGTAGGACTCTAGCCTTGTCTACAAGTACTttgcaaatttatattttgtgttCATGTTAATTTGATACTTCTGAAAACAATCTTAATATGCTTGACTTGATACTTGGTAGATTCCTTAACtagtgttttgttttagttaaTCATGAGAACAAGCTTGCTATACTTCTGAAATTCAAGGtactatttcaaatttcaattatgGTTTTTTCTCGATAACCTTGTTTTTACTTGATGAATTTTGGTTCCTCATCTCTAATTAATGCTTGCAGGCTCACTTAGATACTGCTCatatataaatgttaaaaaCAAAGTGTgaaggttatttttttataaaaaaaaatctatactcCTTGTGAGTTAGATATTATATTGCTTGATAATCTTATTGctaaatgatttttctttggtTTAGGGTGATGAATACATCAATGGGGAGATCATTCCTTGTAGGTACCCTACCTATCAACCAAAACATAGCCAGCCAAAGAAGAGTAAAAGTTATGAGAGGCAGAGAGATTCCTTTGGTCTTCCCTTATAGAATGCGTCTAAAAATTGATACCTTAATCAAGTATCCCTGAACTATGgcttcatttttaatatattgaatGTCACAAAGTTTCATTAGTTATTTTCCTTGTGCGTGCTGTTCATGAAATCTTATTAAGCTCTTCAAATACTTTATTTTAGGTGATTTTCATGTTTGCTAATGGTAACTAATTCCAAAATAAAGATACTCCTTATCACAACTCTATTATTTTCATGCTCTATTATATGCAGTTTTGTTGGTGACAACATGCACAATGATGGTTGCTTAGTCTTTGCCTACTACAGGACAGTGTTGTTGATTCAACATCCAATATTTTGCCTGTGACTTAAAGGAGTTGGAGTATTAAATGGCGTGTTATACCAATTCATCTACCATCATTTTATCtagcttttcttttatattttatgctaAGTTAATTTAAACTTTGACTTGGTATGGCAAGACAAAAGGTTAATACAGAAGGTGCAACACTATAGGGTCTGGATGGTGTCTTGATCATTAATTGAAATGCcctattttcatttattcaatTTGTACTGCTTTGTCAATGGCTTGTTCTTTATTAGCAACACTGAAGCTGAACTTCGAGGGTCCAGAACCTCCTATAGAAAATTAGAGAAGGAAAGTGAAGTATTTCTCATTCATTTCATTGTTGGTTATTACATGATTATTTATATTGCAAATCCTTACTAATAGAATTGCAATTGTGTTAGGGAATATTACAAATAACAAATTCGGTTATGCTTGTCCTCTAGCAGTAGACCAAGGCTACCCAGCAACATTCCTTCCGCTAGCTTAGTATATCCTAAGCTTCACACATAATCCCATAGGTAAGCAAGTTTTGtaattttccttttcccttctctttctatttgcacccctgcATCCTTTCTTGTAATTGCCCTTGTGTTTGCCCCTGTGTTTGGTGTTCTGCTATCACTCTATGGCCCTTGCAGaagcaccttgtcctcaagtTGATAATCTTGACATAGGTGGGACCAATCTTCCTACGAAGTTTCATCAGGAGAAAGTCCTTGCCACTACC is a window encoding:
- the LOC100790436 gene encoding G-type lectin S-receptor-like serine/threonine-protein kinase At4g27290 isoform X2 — protein: MALFLAMLVFSNPLVFFSQISYATDTITQSQPLLDGSTLVSKEGTFELGFFTPGNSPNHYVGIWFKNIPMRTVVWVANRDNPAKDKSNMLSLSKDGNLILLGKNRSLIWSTNATIAVSNPVVQLLDNGNLVIREEKDDNMDNEENFVWQSFDYPCDTQLQGMKLGWNLKTGLNRYLTAWKNWEDPSSGDFTSGLKLGTNPELVISKGSNEYYRSGPWNGIFSSGVFGFSPNPLFEYKYVQNEDEVYVRYTLKNSSVISIIVLNQTLFLRQRITWIPHTRTWSVYQSLPQDSCDVYNVCGAYGNCMINASPVCQCLEGFKPKSPQDWNQMDWTKGCVRSEPWSCGVKNKDGFRLIAGMKMPDTTHSWINRSMTLEDCKAKCLKNCSCTAFANMDTGGGGSGCSIWFGDLVDLRISESGQDLYVRMAISGTGKDNDAKHKHLKKVVLVVAITVSLVLLMLLAFSYIYMTKTKYKENGTWTEEKDDGGQENLELPFFDLATIINATNNFSIDNKLGEGGFGPVYKGTMLDGHEIAVKRLSKSSGQGLKEFKNEVILCAKLQHRNLVKVLGCCVEGEEKMLLYEYMPNRSLDSFIFDPAQSKLLDWPTRFNILCAIARGLLYLHQDSRLRIIHRDLKASNILLDNNMNPKISDFGLAKMCGGDQVEGNTNRIVGTYGYMAPEYAIDGLFSIKSDVFSFGVLLLEIISGKKNRTVTYEEHSDNLIGHAWRLWKEGIPEQLIDASLVDSCNISELVRCIQVGLLCLQHHPEDRPNMTTVVVMLSSENSLSQPKVPGFLIKNISIEGEQPCGRQESCSTNEVTVSLLNAR
- the LOC100790436 gene encoding G-type lectin S-receptor-like serine/threonine-protein kinase At4g27290 isoform X1, whose protein sequence is MALFLAMLVFSNPLVFFSQISYATDTITQSQPLLDGSTLVSKEGTFELGFFTPGNSPNHYVGIWFKNIPMRTVVWVANRDNPAKDKSNMLSLSKDGNLILLGKNRSLIWSTNATIAVSNPVVQLLDNGNLVIREEKDDNMDNEENFVWQSFDYPCDTQLQGMKLGWNLKTGLNRYLTAWKNWEDPSSGDFTSGLKLGTNPELVISKGSNEYYRSGPWNGIFSSGVFGFSPNPLFEYKYVQNEDEVYVRYTLKNSSVISIIVLNQTLFLRQRITWIPHTRTWSVYQSLPQDSCDVYNVCGAYGNCMINASPVCQCLEGFKPKSPQDWNQMDWTKGCVRSEPWSCGVKNKDGFRLIAGMKMPDTTHSWINRSMTLEDCKAKCLKNCSCTAFANMDTGGGGSGCSIWFGDLVDLRISESGQDLYVRMAISGTGKDNVNADAKHKHLKKVVLVVAITVSLVLLMLLAFSYIYMTKTKYKENGTWTEEKDDGGQENLELPFFDLATIINATNNFSIDNKLGEGGFGPVYKGTMLDGHEIAVKRLSKSSGQGLKEFKNEVILCAKLQHRNLVKVLGCCVEGEEKMLLYEYMPNRSLDSFIFDPAQSKLLDWPTRFNILCAIARGLLYLHQDSRLRIIHRDLKASNILLDNNMNPKISDFGLAKMCGGDQVEGNTNRIVGTYGYMAPEYAIDGLFSIKSDVFSFGVLLLEIISGKKNRTVTYEEHSDNLIGHAWRLWKEGIPEQLIDASLVDSCNISELVRCIQVGLLCLQHHPEDRPNMTTVVVMLSSENSLSQPKVPGFLIKNISIEGEQPCGRQESCSTNEVTVSLLNAR